A genomic segment from Actinomadura hallensis encodes:
- a CDS encoding dienelactone hydrolase family protein — MITLRLGDAELPGDLAIPDGAGGVVLFAHGSGDPRDRAVAGGLNAAGMGTLLLDLLTDREDQFDRLTAALRFDLELLTLRLIGAIDRFTEGLESAPHTAGLPIGLLGAGTGAAAALAASAARPRVGAVVSRGGRPDLAGPSLPRVRVPVLLIAGDRGAELRRLNERAARKLDTSEVHVVSGAGHRFEEPGALEEVTTQAADWFNRHL, encoded by the coding sequence GTGATCACGCTGCGGCTGGGGGACGCCGAACTGCCCGGCGACCTCGCGATACCGGACGGCGCCGGCGGCGTCGTCCTGTTCGCGCACGGCAGCGGCGACCCCCGCGACCGGGCCGTGGCCGGCGGCCTGAACGCCGCCGGGATGGGGACGCTCCTCCTCGACCTGCTCACCGACCGCGAGGACCAGTTCGACCGCCTGACCGCCGCCCTCCGCTTCGACCTCGAGCTGCTGACCCTCCGCCTCATCGGCGCGATCGACCGGTTCACCGAGGGCCTGGAGTCCGCCCCGCACACCGCCGGCCTCCCCATCGGCCTGCTCGGCGCCGGGACCGGCGCCGCCGCCGCGCTGGCCGCGTCCGCAGCCCGCCCCCGCGTCGGCGCGGTCGTCTCCCGCGGCGGCCGCCCCGACCTGGCCGGCCCGTCCCTGCCCCGCGTCCGCGTGCCCGTCCTGCTGATCGCGGGGGACCGCGGCGCCGAACTCCGGCGCCTCAACGAACGCGCGGCCCGGAAACTCGACACGTCAGAGGTCCACGTCGTCTCCGGCGCCGGTCACCGCTTCGAGGAGCCCGGCGCACTGGAAGAGGTGACCACCCAGGCCGCTGACTGGTTCAATCGACACTTGTGA
- the cbbX gene encoding CbbX protein, translating to MSERVGFGMRQNGSPAAPSPPPAAGEPLPPEARVDLARERADSHVDEVLDALDRELVGLAPVKTRIREIAALLLVDRVRARFGIDSGRPNLHMCFTGSPGTGKTSVALRLAELLHRLGYVRRGHLVPVTRDDLVGQYVGHTAPKTKEVLKRAMGGVLFIDEAYYLYRAENERDYGQEAIEILLQVMENQRDDLVVVLAGYKDRMDAFFASNPGMSSRIAHHIDFPDYEPAELEAIGRLMMDREGYGLAPETEPVFREYLARRRAQPRFANARSVRNAIERARLRHANRLLAQGGDVGRDDLTTLQPEDFLSSRVFR from the coding sequence TTGAGCGAGCGCGTCGGCTTCGGGATGCGCCAGAACGGCTCCCCGGCGGCCCCTTCCCCGCCTCCCGCCGCCGGGGAGCCGCTCCCTCCCGAGGCGCGCGTCGACCTCGCCAGGGAACGCGCCGACTCCCACGTGGACGAGGTCCTCGACGCCCTCGACCGCGAACTCGTCGGCCTCGCGCCCGTCAAGACCCGCATCCGGGAGATCGCCGCGCTGCTGCTGGTGGACCGCGTCCGCGCCCGCTTCGGGATCGACTCCGGCCGCCCCAACCTGCACATGTGCTTCACCGGCAGCCCCGGCACCGGCAAGACGTCCGTCGCGCTGCGGCTCGCCGAACTGCTGCACCGCCTCGGCTACGTCCGGCGCGGGCACCTGGTGCCGGTCACCCGCGACGACCTCGTCGGCCAGTACGTCGGCCACACCGCCCCCAAGACCAAGGAGGTCCTCAAGAGGGCCATGGGCGGCGTCCTGTTCATCGACGAGGCGTACTACCTCTACCGCGCCGAGAACGAGCGGGACTACGGGCAGGAGGCCATCGAGATCCTCCTCCAGGTCATGGAGAACCAGCGGGACGACCTGGTCGTCGTCCTCGCCGGCTACAAGGACCGCATGGACGCGTTCTTCGCGTCCAACCCCGGCATGAGCTCCCGCATCGCCCACCACATCGACTTCCCCGACTACGAGCCCGCCGAGCTGGAGGCGATCGGCCGCCTCATGATGGACCGGGAGGGCTACGGCCTCGCGCCCGAGACCGAGCCGGTCTTCCGCGAGTACCTGGCCCGCCGCCGCGCGCAGCCACGCTTCGCCAACGCCCGCTCCGTCCGCAACGCCATCGAGCGGGCCCGCCTCCGCCACGCCAACCGCCTCCTCGCGCAGGGCGGCGACGTGGGCCGCGACGACCTCACCACCCTCCAGCCCGAGGACTTCCTGTCCAGTCGCGTCTTCCGCTGA
- a CDS encoding CBS domain-containing protein: MAMKVNEVMTPVPVAVSPDTSLSEVGGLMRQHGIGDVLVVHEGRLRGLVTDRDIVVRAVALQKDMSTAVAEVCSTNLVTVAPGEDADAAVRLMREHAIRRVPVVEGEHPIGMVSIGDLAVQRDERSALADISAEPPNT, encoded by the coding sequence ATGGCCATGAAGGTGAACGAAGTGATGACGCCGGTGCCGGTGGCGGTGTCCCCGGACACGTCCCTGTCGGAGGTCGGCGGGCTCATGCGGCAGCACGGCATCGGGGACGTCCTGGTCGTCCACGAGGGCCGCCTGCGCGGGCTCGTCACCGACCGCGACATCGTCGTCCGCGCCGTCGCCCTCCAGAAGGACATGTCCACGGCCGTCGCCGAGGTCTGCAGCACCAACCTGGTCACCGTGGCGCCCGGCGAGGACGCCGACGCCGCCGTGCGGCTCATGCGGGAGCACGCCATCCGCCGCGTCCCCGTCGTGGAGGGGGAGCACCCGATCGGCATGGTGTCGATCGGCGACCTCGCCGTCCAGCGCGACGAACGCTCCGCGCTCGCCGACATCAGCGCCGAACCGCCGAACACGTGA
- a CDS encoding response regulator, translated as MGVPVRVVLVDDHEMILAGLQAMLAGFPGRVRVVGQAGSGDEATRLVTALRPDVVLLDVRLGAESGLDLCRRLTGRVPEARVVFLSVYDDEQYVFEALRAGAGGYLLKRVDGPELVRRLEEVAQGETVVDPTLAGRMAVTAARLTRGEFWPGANRGLTQRESEVLSLLVSGLSNKAIAARLVLSEETVKSHLRALYRKLEVTDRSAAIAVALREGLFR; from the coding sequence ATGGGAGTCCCCGTACGCGTCGTCCTGGTCGACGACCACGAGATGATCCTCGCCGGGCTGCAGGCGATGCTGGCCGGGTTCCCCGGCCGCGTGCGCGTCGTGGGCCAGGCGGGGTCGGGAGACGAGGCGACCCGGCTGGTGACCGCGCTGCGCCCCGACGTCGTCCTGCTGGACGTGCGGCTCGGCGCGGAGAGCGGCCTCGACCTGTGCCGCCGGCTCACCGGGCGGGTCCCCGAGGCGCGGGTGGTGTTCCTCTCGGTCTACGACGACGAGCAGTACGTCTTCGAGGCGCTGCGGGCCGGGGCGGGCGGGTACCTGCTCAAGCGGGTGGACGGCCCGGAGCTCGTCCGCCGCCTGGAGGAGGTCGCGCAGGGCGAGACGGTCGTGGACCCGACGCTCGCGGGCCGGATGGCGGTCACCGCGGCCCGGCTCACCCGCGGCGAGTTCTGGCCGGGCGCCAACCGCGGGCTCACCCAGCGCGAGAGCGAGGTGCTGTCGCTGCTGGTGAGCGGGCTGTCCAACAAGGCGATCGCGGCGCGGCTCGTGCTGAGCGAGGAGACCGTCAAGAGCCACCTGCGCGCGCTCTACCGCAAGCTGGAGGTGACCGACCGGTCCGCCGCGATCGCGGTCGCCCTGCGCGAGGGGCTGTTCCGGTGA
- a CDS encoding saccharopine dehydrogenase family protein yields MTADRQRGPDRRDRPHDTTRPYDLVLFGATGFTGALTAEYLAEHADAGTRWALAGRNRAKLTAVRDRLAELNPECADLPLLHADTGDAASIEEVANSARVIITTVGPYVKYGEPLVAACARAGTDYVDLTGEPTFVDRMYVKYHAEAERSGARIVHACGFDSVPHDLGVYYTVKQLPEGVPLHVEGFLRVRADASGGTLHSAIGMFADPAGMVRAERERRRAEPPPAGRRVRVSRRATPKARVGGGWTLPLPTIDPQIIVRSAAALDRYGPDFSYGHYLAVRRLATAAGMAAGAGALVGLSALPPTRNLLLRLRTPGEGPSAEQRARNWFSVKFVGEGGGERVVTEVAGGDPGYGETAKMLAESALCLAHDDLPETAGQVTTAAAMGDALIERLTGAGIAFRVLSTDKVLSSGRGLGSG; encoded by the coding sequence ATGACCGCCGACCGCCAGCGCGGCCCGGACCGCCGGGACCGCCCGCACGACACGACCCGTCCCTATGACCTGGTCCTGTTCGGCGCGACCGGGTTCACCGGCGCCCTGACGGCCGAGTACCTGGCCGAGCACGCCGACGCGGGCACCCGCTGGGCGCTGGCCGGGCGCAACCGGGCCAAGCTGACCGCGGTCCGGGACCGGCTGGCCGAGCTGAACCCCGAGTGCGCCGACCTGCCGCTCCTGCACGCCGACACCGGCGACGCCGCCTCCATCGAGGAGGTCGCGAACTCGGCGCGGGTCATCATCACCACGGTCGGCCCGTACGTGAAGTACGGCGAACCGCTCGTGGCGGCGTGCGCGCGCGCCGGGACCGACTACGTCGACCTCACCGGCGAGCCGACCTTCGTCGACCGGATGTACGTGAAGTACCACGCAGAGGCCGAGCGCAGCGGCGCGCGGATCGTCCACGCGTGCGGGTTCGACTCGGTTCCCCACGACCTCGGCGTCTACTACACGGTCAAGCAGCTGCCGGAGGGCGTCCCGCTGCACGTGGAGGGGTTCCTGCGCGTCCGCGCGGACGCGTCCGGCGGCACGCTGCACTCGGCGATCGGCATGTTCGCCGACCCCGCCGGCATGGTGCGCGCCGAGCGGGAGCGCCGCAGGGCCGAGCCGCCGCCCGCCGGGCGGCGGGTGCGCGTCTCGCGCCGTGCGACGCCGAAGGCCCGCGTCGGGGGCGGCTGGACGCTGCCGCTGCCCACCATCGACCCGCAGATCATCGTCCGGTCCGCGGCGGCGCTCGACCGCTACGGCCCGGACTTCTCCTACGGCCACTACCTCGCCGTCCGGCGGCTCGCCACCGCGGCGGGGATGGCGGCGGGCGCCGGCGCCCTGGTCGGGCTGTCCGCGCTGCCGCCGACGCGCAACCTGCTGCTGCGCCTCCGCACGCCGGGCGAGGGCCCGTCGGCGGAGCAGCGCGCCCGCAACTGGTTCAGCGTGAAGTTCGTGGGCGAGGGCGGCGGCGAGCGGGTCGTGACCGAGGTCGCGGGCGGCGACCCCGGCTACGGGGAGACCGCCAAGATGCTCGCCGAGTCGGCGCTGTGCCTGGCCCACGACGACCTGCCGGAGACCGCCGGGCAGGTCACGACCGCGGCGGCGATGGGCGACGCGCTGATCGAGCGGCTGACCGGGGCGGGGATCGCGTTCCGGGTCCTCAGCACGGACAAGGTCCTCAGTTCGGGCCGGGGCCTCGGCTCGGGGTGA
- a CDS encoding GAF domain-containing sensor histidine kinase, producing the protein MTGAQPLELLAGRGTDLLVRIVGVACSARELPRMAEELAGLVVRSARELTFCDVYVLGEDERVLEWSGPPVPLGEGDVGWVAAHGRARTHADGRGAAIPVHSGGTVIAVIDVRSAGPPPPEDLALVTALAALFAPVLCSCRRLRSARERERAAERFAERALEAQEAERSRLSREIHDGIAQRLASLGFHLSAAERALPEHHPEGLAQIMMARRLCELAAAETRAAIGGLRPPVLDDLGLSAALATLAREAGDGPGPSGPLDVTVTVEGELEDALPDHVQTALYRIAQEAVGNILRHANATCVELLLEHSRDRVRLKVTDDGTGFSVRDVVGRGRGRRPDSYGLRGMRERAELLGGRFTVTSRPSAGTTVEAVIPVPGRERDPVTPSRGPGPN; encoded by the coding sequence GTGACCGGCGCGCAGCCGCTGGAGCTGCTCGCCGGGCGCGGGACCGACCTGCTCGTCCGCATCGTCGGCGTGGCCTGCTCCGCCCGCGAGCTGCCGAGGATGGCCGAGGAGCTGGCCGGACTCGTCGTCCGGTCGGCGCGGGAGCTGACGTTCTGCGACGTGTACGTCCTGGGGGAGGACGAGCGCGTCCTGGAGTGGTCCGGCCCGCCCGTGCCGCTGGGGGAGGGCGACGTCGGCTGGGTCGCCGCGCACGGCCGGGCCCGCACGCACGCCGACGGGCGCGGCGCGGCGATCCCCGTCCACAGCGGCGGAACCGTGATCGCGGTGATCGACGTGCGGTCCGCCGGCCCGCCGCCGCCCGAGGACCTCGCCCTCGTCACCGCGCTCGCCGCGCTGTTCGCGCCCGTGCTGTGCTCGTGCCGCCGGCTGCGCAGCGCACGCGAGCGCGAACGGGCCGCCGAGCGTTTCGCCGAGCGGGCGCTGGAAGCGCAGGAGGCCGAGCGGTCCCGGCTCAGCCGCGAGATCCACGACGGCATAGCGCAGCGCCTCGCCAGCCTCGGGTTCCACCTGTCGGCGGCCGAGCGGGCCCTTCCCGAGCACCATCCGGAGGGCCTCGCGCAGATCATGATGGCCCGGCGGCTCTGCGAGCTGGCCGCCGCCGAGACGCGCGCCGCGATCGGGGGGCTGCGCCCGCCCGTCCTGGACGACCTCGGCCTGTCGGCGGCGCTGGCCACCCTCGCCCGCGAGGCCGGTGACGGCCCCGGCCCGTCCGGGCCGCTCGACGTGACGGTGACCGTCGAGGGGGAGCTGGAGGACGCGCTGCCCGACCACGTCCAGACCGCGCTGTACCGGATCGCGCAGGAGGCGGTCGGCAACATCCTGCGCCACGCGAACGCGACCTGCGTCGAGCTGCTGCTGGAGCACTCCCGCGACCGCGTCCGGCTGAAGGTCACCGACGACGGGACCGGGTTCTCCGTGCGGGACGTGGTCGGGCGGGGCCGCGGCCGCCGCCCCGACTCCTACGGGCTGCGCGGCATGCGGGAGCGCGCCGAGCTGCTCGGCGGCCGGTTCACGGTGACGAGCAGGCCCTCCGCCGGGACGACCGTCGAGGCCGTCATCCCCGTCCCGGGGCGCGAACGGGACCCGGTCACCCCGAGCCGAGGCCCCGGCCCGAACTGA
- a CDS encoding ribulose bisphosphate carboxylase small subunit — protein sequence MRITQGTFSYLPDLTDEEIAKQVAYALEQGWPCSVEFTDDPHPRNSYWEMWGLPMFDLADPAGVLYEINECRKAYPGHYIRLNAYDASYGRQTTALQFIVQRPPEEPGFRLDREETSDRRVRYTLHPYALDRPEGGRYEADR from the coding sequence ATGCGGATCACCCAGGGAACCTTCTCCTACCTGCCCGACCTCACCGACGAGGAGATCGCCAAGCAGGTCGCCTACGCCCTCGAACAGGGCTGGCCGTGCTCGGTCGAGTTCACCGACGACCCGCACCCGCGCAACTCCTACTGGGAGATGTGGGGCCTGCCGATGTTCGACCTCGCCGACCCGGCCGGCGTCCTGTACGAGATCAACGAGTGCCGCAAGGCGTACCCGGGGCACTACATCCGCCTCAACGCCTACGACGCCAGCTACGGGCGGCAGACCACCGCGCTGCAGTTCATCGTGCAGCGCCCGCCGGAGGAGCCCGGCTTCCGCCTCGACCGCGAGGAGACGTCCGACCGGCGCGTCCGCTACACCCTCCACCCGTACGCGCTGGACCGCCCCGAGGGCGGCCGGTACGAGGCGGACCGTTGA
- a CDS encoding LysR family transcriptional regulator, with protein MTETRLRTFVALADTGSVREAARRLYVTESAVSAAVAALTRDLGVPLVRREGRGLRLTAAGAAYAGYARRVLGLLEEGRAAARGAADPGRGTLRLAAVTTAADQLLPELLASFRSRWPDVELTLEVGPRRQVWSSLAAHGADLVLAGRPPAGIAATVLARRPNELVVVGAPALADGFALDDTPWVMREPGSGTRATADAYLAEREASPPRLVLGSNGAVIAGAAAGLGVALVSRDAVGAELETGRLVVIDAPGMPLDRPWHAVAGAAPSATTLLFVRHLLDAPGWSAPHAQGPDAEGPDAEGPDAEGPRSEGPDDGSARGGRG; from the coding sequence GTGACCGAGACGCGGCTGCGGACGTTCGTCGCGCTCGCCGACACCGGGTCCGTCCGGGAGGCGGCGCGGCGGCTGTACGTCACGGAGTCGGCGGTGTCGGCGGCGGTCGCGGCCCTGACCCGCGACCTCGGCGTCCCGCTCGTCCGCAGGGAGGGGCGGGGGCTGCGGCTGACCGCCGCGGGCGCCGCCTACGCCGGGTACGCGCGGCGGGTCCTCGGGCTGCTGGAGGAGGGGCGGGCGGCGGCGCGCGGCGCGGCCGACCCGGGGCGCGGGACGCTGCGGCTGGCGGCGGTGACGACGGCCGCCGACCAGCTGCTGCCCGAGCTGCTCGCCTCGTTCCGGTCGCGCTGGCCGGACGTGGAGCTGACGCTGGAGGTGGGTCCGCGGCGCCAGGTGTGGAGCAGCCTCGCCGCGCACGGGGCGGACCTGGTGCTGGCGGGCCGCCCGCCCGCCGGGATCGCGGCGACGGTGCTGGCGCGGCGCCCGAACGAGCTGGTCGTCGTGGGCGCGCCGGCCCTCGCGGATGGGTTCGCCCTGGACGACACCCCATGGGTGATGCGGGAGCCGGGGTCGGGGACGCGGGCGACCGCGGACGCCTACCTGGCCGAGCGGGAGGCCTCGCCGCCCCGGCTCGTCCTCGGCTCGAACGGCGCGGTCATCGCGGGCGCGGCGGCGGGCCTGGGGGTGGCGCTGGTGTCGCGGGACGCGGTGGGCGCCGAGCTGGAGACGGGCCGCCTCGTCGTGATCGACGCGCCGGGGATGCCCCTCGACCGGCCGTGGCACGCGGTCGCGGGGGCGGCGCCGTCCGCGACGACGCTGCTCTTCGTGCGCCACCTGCTGGACGCCCCGGGATGGAGCGCCCCGCACGCACAAGGACCGGACGCAGAAGGACCGGACGCAGAGGGACCGGACGCAGAGGGACCGCGCTCAGAAGGGCCGGACGACGGCTCTGCGCGCGGCGGGCGGGGCTGA
- a CDS encoding PAC2 family protein, with amino-acid sequence MRNPEDLYELDTDLPEMTGPVLLHSLDGFVDAGSTGQLVREHLLEALEHRVIARFDVDSLIDYRARRPPMTFDRDHWASYEAPELVVRLLRDEAGSPFLMLSGPEPDRLWEGFTSAVVHLVKRLGVGLVVGFHGIPMGVPHTRPVGITAHATRPELVSRNSWFDKVQVPGSAAGLLELRLGEAGHDALGFAVHVPHYLAQSAYPAAAVAALEAVIDATGLALPVARLREAAAATDADIAEQVSGNEEVEKVVRALEQQYDAFAGAAERDSLLAESAEMPTAEELGAQFERFLAEQQDGPDSQS; translated from the coding sequence TTGCGTAACCCTGAGGATCTGTACGAGCTCGACACCGACCTGCCGGAAATGACGGGTCCGGTGCTGCTGCACAGCCTCGACGGCTTCGTGGACGCCGGATCCACCGGGCAGCTCGTGCGCGAGCACCTCCTGGAGGCCCTGGAGCACCGCGTCATCGCCCGCTTCGACGTCGACTCCCTGATCGACTACCGGGCCCGCCGCCCGCCGATGACGTTCGACCGCGACCACTGGGCCTCCTACGAGGCGCCGGAACTGGTCGTCCGGCTGCTGCGCGACGAGGCGGGCAGCCCGTTCCTGATGCTGTCCGGTCCCGAACCCGACCGGCTCTGGGAGGGCTTCACCTCCGCCGTCGTGCACCTCGTCAAGCGCCTCGGCGTCGGCCTCGTCGTCGGCTTCCACGGCATCCCGATGGGCGTCCCGCACACCCGCCCGGTCGGCATCACCGCCCACGCCACCCGCCCCGAGCTGGTCAGCCGCAACTCCTGGTTCGACAAGGTGCAGGTCCCCGGCAGCGCCGCCGGGCTCCTCGAACTGCGGCTCGGCGAGGCCGGCCACGACGCCCTGGGGTTCGCCGTGCACGTCCCGCACTACCTCGCCCAGTCGGCCTACCCCGCCGCGGCCGTCGCCGCGCTGGAGGCCGTCATCGACGCCACCGGCCTCGCGCTGCCCGTCGCGCGGCTCCGGGAGGCGGCCGCCGCCACCGACGCCGACATCGCCGAGCAGGTCAGCGGCAACGAGGAGGTGGAGAAGGTCGTCCGGGCCCTGGAGCAGCAGTACGACGCGTTCGCCGGGGCCGCCGAACGCGACAGCCTCCTCGCCGAATCGGCCGAGATGCCCACCGCCGAGGAGCTCGGCGCCCAGTTCGAGCGTTTCCTCGCCGAACAACAGGACGGACCCGACTCCCAGTCCTAG
- a CDS encoding phosphoribulokinase, whose product MPHRIVHMLRARGTGRRPVMLAIAGDSAAGKTTLTRGLVRCLGADRMTAVCVDDYHRYDRAERAGKPFTALHPDCNHIDIMEQHLQLLSMGEPILKPVYDHSTGELVRPELVEPRDFVIVEGLLPLHTRMARACFDITVYLDPPEPLRHSWKVRRDCAKRGYTPEQVMEELARREPESAAYIRPQRKHADIVVRFAPVAGRLDPPGTPLSAELLLRPTIDHPELADVLDSGAGDTETAMHLRLHRDTDGRPVDALHVHGYVSPEESQVVKKAILERLGPRAGAALPDPGVLGQLGDGGTSDPLAITQLLLLYHLLDADHRQAA is encoded by the coding sequence GTGCCCCATCGGATCGTGCACATGCTCCGGGCGCGCGGGACCGGCCGCCGCCCCGTCATGCTCGCCATCGCGGGCGACAGTGCGGCGGGCAAGACCACACTGACCAGGGGGCTTGTACGGTGCCTGGGGGCCGACAGGATGACGGCGGTCTGCGTGGACGACTACCACCGCTATGACCGCGCGGAACGGGCGGGCAAGCCGTTCACGGCGCTGCACCCCGACTGCAACCACATCGACATCATGGAGCAGCACCTCCAGCTGCTGTCGATGGGCGAACCCATCCTCAAACCCGTCTACGACCACTCCACCGGCGAACTCGTCCGCCCCGAGCTGGTCGAGCCCCGCGACTTCGTGATCGTCGAGGGCCTGCTCCCCCTGCACACCCGGATGGCGCGCGCCTGCTTCGACATCACCGTGTACCTCGACCCGCCCGAGCCGCTGCGCCACTCGTGGAAGGTGCGCCGCGACTGCGCCAAGCGCGGCTACACGCCCGAGCAGGTCATGGAGGAGCTCGCCCGCCGCGAGCCCGAGAGCGCCGCCTACATCCGGCCGCAGCGCAAGCACGCCGACATCGTCGTCCGCTTCGCGCCCGTCGCCGGCCGGCTCGACCCGCCCGGCACGCCGCTGTCGGCCGAGCTCCTGCTGCGCCCCACGATCGACCACCCGGAGCTGGCGGACGTCCTGGACAGCGGCGCCGGCGACACCGAGACCGCGATGCACCTGCGCCTGCACCGCGACACCGACGGCCGCCCGGTCGACGCCCTGCACGTCCACGGCTACGTTTCCCCCGAGGAGTCGCAGGTGGTGAAGAAGGCCATCCTGGAGCGCCTCGGACCCCGCGCCGGCGCCGCGCTCCCCGACCCCGGCGTCCTCGGCCAGCTGGGGGACGGCGGCACCAGCGACCCCCTGGCCATCACCCAGCTGCTCCTGCTCTACCACCTGCTGGACGCGGACCACCGGCAGGCGGCCTGA
- a CDS encoding form I ribulose bisphosphate carboxylase large subunit, which produces MSSDRWSAGVIPYAEMGYWRPDYQPKDSDILAAFRITPQQGVPPEEAGAAVAGESSTATWTVVWTDRLTSYENYQGKCYRVEPVPGQDNQFIAYIAYDLDLFEEGSIANLTSSIIGNVFGFKALKALRLEDMRIPTHYVKTFQGPAHGIVMEREYLGKFGRPLLGATVKPKLGLSARNYGRVVYEALRGGLDFTKDDENINSQPFMRWRDRFLYCMEGVNRAQAATGEIKGHYLNVTAGTMEDMYERAEFAKELGSVIVMIDLTIGYTAIQSMAKWARANGVLLHLHRAGHSTYTRQKSHGVNFRVIAKWMRLAGVDHIHAGTVVGKLEGDPNSVRGYYDTLRLDKVEADPVKGLFFDQEWASMPGTMPVASGGIHAGQMHQLLHYLGEDSILQFGGGTIGHPMGIAAGATANRVALEAMIKARNEGRDYLAEGPDILRSAAKHSRELDIALSTWGDITFTYESTDTPDVVETPVSV; this is translated from the coding sequence ATGAGTTCGGACAGATGGTCGGCGGGCGTGATCCCCTACGCGGAGATGGGGTACTGGCGACCCGACTACCAGCCGAAGGACAGCGACATCCTCGCCGCCTTCCGGATCACCCCGCAGCAGGGCGTACCTCCCGAGGAGGCGGGCGCCGCGGTGGCGGGCGAGTCGTCCACCGCGACCTGGACGGTGGTGTGGACGGACAGGCTCACGTCCTACGAGAACTACCAGGGCAAGTGCTACCGGGTGGAGCCCGTCCCAGGGCAGGACAACCAGTTCATCGCCTACATCGCCTACGACCTCGACCTGTTCGAGGAGGGCTCCATCGCGAACCTGACGTCGTCCATCATCGGCAACGTCTTCGGGTTCAAGGCGCTGAAGGCGCTGCGACTGGAGGACATGCGCATCCCCACCCACTACGTGAAGACGTTCCAGGGGCCCGCGCACGGCATCGTCATGGAACGCGAGTACCTCGGCAAGTTCGGCCGCCCGCTGCTGGGGGCGACCGTCAAGCCGAAGCTCGGGCTGTCCGCCCGCAACTACGGCCGCGTCGTCTACGAGGCGCTCCGCGGCGGCCTCGACTTCACCAAGGACGACGAGAACATCAACTCCCAGCCGTTCATGCGCTGGCGCGACCGGTTCCTCTACTGCATGGAGGGCGTCAACCGGGCGCAGGCCGCGACGGGCGAGATCAAGGGCCACTACCTCAACGTCACCGCCGGGACGATGGAGGACATGTACGAGCGCGCGGAGTTCGCCAAGGAACTCGGCAGCGTCATCGTGATGATCGACCTCACCATCGGCTACACGGCCATTCAGTCCATGGCCAAGTGGGCGCGCGCCAACGGCGTCCTCCTGCATCTGCACCGCGCGGGCCACTCCACGTACACGCGGCAGAAGAGCCACGGCGTCAACTTCCGCGTCATCGCCAAGTGGATGCGGCTGGCGGGCGTCGACCACATCCACGCGGGGACGGTCGTCGGCAAGCTGGAAGGCGACCCGAACAGCGTCCGCGGCTACTACGACACCCTCCGCCTGGACAAGGTGGAGGCCGACCCGGTGAAGGGCCTGTTCTTCGACCAGGAGTGGGCGTCGATGCCGGGCACCATGCCCGTCGCGTCCGGCGGCATCCACGCCGGCCAGATGCACCAGCTCCTGCACTACCTCGGCGAGGACTCGATCCTCCAGTTCGGCGGCGGGACCATCGGGCACCCCATGGGCATCGCCGCCGGCGCCACCGCCAACCGCGTCGCGCTCGAAGCGATGATCAAGGCGCGGAACGAGGGCCGCGACTACCTCGCCGAGGGCCCCGACATCCTGCGGTCCGCCGCCAAGCACAGCCGTGAACTCGACATCGCCCTGTCCACCTGGGGCGACATCACCTTCACCTACGAGTCCACCGACACACCCGACGTCGTCGAGACCCCAGTGAGCGTGTGA